Part of the Woronichinia naegeliana WA131 genome, TTTTCTTCCGTTCCGACCTTGAGGGGGAAAGGACGACCACGGCTTTGGGGGAGTTCAATAAAACTAGAAAGCCTGTTTGCTCTTGTGGAGGATTTTCCCACCGCTAAAGTCTGGCTCTATGGTCAACAAGTCTCCGTTTCTTATCAGTGCTTTGAGTTCCACTGGGATAGTCCCCATCAGCTCGTTAAGTTTGTCCTCACCCAATTGCCCAACGGACAAAGACTGATTCTGCTTTCTACTGACCTCTGTTTGACTGGACCTGAGATTATTGCCGCTTACGGTCTCCGATTTAAGATTGAAGTCACTTTTCGTCAATTAATCCATCTTTTGGGCGGCTTTGCCTATCGTTTTTGGCTTAAGGCTCTTCCTACTTTACCGACCTGGCCTAGCAATCTTATCCTCCCTGACTATCCCCAAACTGTTCAGACTCAGATTTTAAACAAAGTAGAAGCCTTTGAGCGTTTTGTTAATCTTCATGTCATTGTTCTCGGCTTACTTCAAATTCTTTCCTTAGAGTTACCCCAGGGGATTTGGGCTAATTTCCCTCGCTGGTTTCGGACTCTACCCTCCCATGGCTATCCTAGTGAACGCATTGCTCAACTAGCCATCCAACATCAAGCCCCAATGATTTTTCCTCAAAGTCCACCTAGTCTGCTTTTGCCTAAATTCCTTGCCGCTAAACTTGACCCTTTTCCAAGTCCTGATAGACTTACTTTGGCCGCATAGTCATTACCTTCTCTGCCATCCATAAACTTCCCACTGTCCAGTTAATAAAGAAATAGAAAAAAAGCGACGGGTGTAGCGTCAGAAAAAAAAGAAAATGAAGGAAAGTTATTGTTAGATGCGACTTGTACACCAGCAGATATAAAATATCCAACGGATATAGGAATATTGAATGATGCCAGAGAAAAAACAGAAAAAATAATAGATAAGCGATATGAAGAAATAAAAGAGAAAAGGAAAGCCGAGGACTTATAGGGAAGTGGCAAGAAAAGAGTACTTAGCCATAGCAAAAAAACGTCGTGTGTCAAAAAAAGAAAGAAGAAAAGGAACAAAAAAACAACTAGGATATATAAAAAGAAACTTGTCTCATATAGAAAAAATGATAGAAGAGGGAGCAAAGTTAGAAAAACTAACGAAAAAAGAGCAAGAAGAGCTTGTAACGATAGGAAAAGTGTATGAGCAACAGTTAGAAATGTATGAAAAAAAGACAAATAAAGTAGAAAACAGAATCGTGAGTGTAAGCCAACCTCACGTGCGTCCAATAGTGCGTGGAAAAGCGGGAAAAGCAGTAGAGTTTGGAGCTAAAATATCGGCAAGTAATGTGAATGGCTTTGTCTTCTTAGACAAATTAAGTTGGGATAATTACAACGAATCGGGAGATTTACAAGCGCGAATAGAAGAATATAAAAGGGAAACAGGATGTTATCCGGAATCGGTTCATGTGGATAAAATCTATCGAACAAAAGCGAATCGAGCTTATTGTAAAGAAAGGGATATAAGAACAGGGTAATCGCATATTAGTAGAGTGGAATCAAAAAAGAAATCTAGCTTAAAAATAGACTATATCAAAAACTAAAAAGAGAAGAAAATCAACTTAAACTCTAAAAGATTAAGTAGGGTCTGCTGAAAAAGTCCACAAAACGAACCTAGATGCCACAGGGCGCGAAAAATGGTGACTTCAGAGCTCAGTTTCCAGTTTTACCTCACATTTTTCCAGCAAAGTGCATGGATTTTGAGCCTCCAAATGCCATAAACTTGCATCTGATCGTTTGTAAAATGCCTGAAAGTATTGTATAGCAAGGATTTCATCCTTATTCAGCAAGCCCCAAATAGGAGGATTGGCAAAATATTGACACCAACAATTATGAATTAGCGAAATTACTTAGGGCTTGCTGAATAAGTATAGAACCCTTGCCAGATAATGCTTTCAAGCATTTTAAAAACGATCAGGTGCAAGGTTATGGCCTTTGGAGGCTCAAAGCCCATGCACGTCGTTGGAAAACTGGGGGTTGAAATTGGAAACTGAGCTCTGAAGTCACCATTTTTCGCCTCCTGTGGCATCTAGGTTCGTTTTGTGGACTTTTTCAGCAAGCCCTATTTGAAGCTAAATATACTCATGAATATCACTCCCGTGAACTAGCTGCTAAAACCTGTAGAAGAAAATTGTTGTCCATCGCCGCCAAATAACGCTTCATCTTCAAGCTTTTTTGAGATGGCTCATGTTTAAGCAAATTAATACTTAAACGACGGAGCAAGCCCAAATTATCAGCCGCATTACCTTGACGCACTCGACTCGCATCCTCATTAAAAGTGACATCTAAAACCCAATGCAGACTATTTTCAATACTCCAGTGAGAACGAATCACATGGCTATGACGTTCGGCATCCGTAGGAAGACTGCTAATATAATAGCGAAACGTCTCTGTTGTTTTATGACCGAATTGAGTTTTACTTTTAACCATCACAACAGTTGCTAAACCGACCCACTGATTTTGGCGATGCAATGCGGAAAGCTGATTGATTGACACTGTCCAGACTTGACGAGTTTCTAAACGGTAATGTCCTTTTTCTGTCTTCTCATGATAACTGTATTCAATTCCTTGCCAGTTCTGAGCGACCGCTTGTTTAAACCAATCCCTAACTTGTTTATTAAGTTTGCCCTGATTGGGTACATCCCGGATAAAGTAGTACATAGAATCTGGGGTAAAATGGAAAAAAACTGATGAGCGAAAAAAGTATGTTACCGATTCCCCCAGAAGAAAAAGCACTGTTAAAACAGCATCTCACCGAATCAGCCCGTATCCTGCGCAAATATACGGAACCAGAGAAACAGAAGGACTTTGGAAGCATCGAAGTAGAAGTCAGAACCCAGATGTTAGAAATTGTGGGGCCAACAATGGGGGAGTTTTTTTTTCAGAAGGGGGAAAAAACGGTCTGGAAACAAGCGAAAAATCAAAACCCTAGTCGGAGAAGTGGAAATAAGCCAAAAACAAGCCAGAAAACTAAAGGTGTCGCCAAAAATCGTCTTAAGTCCAGGTTTAGAGAAATGCTGTCTAAGAGCCAGTGCGAAAACATCCTACCAACAAGCAGAAGAAGATATAGAGGAGTTGATGGGGATAAAAGTAGGACATAGCAGTTTACATCGCTTGGTAGAACGGACAGAACTGCCCTTAGCTCAAGCTCAGTCAGAGAGTGCGGGGGTCAGTATAGATGGGGGAAAGATTTGTCTGCGGGGCGAGGAGAAGGAAGGGGGACAGTGGCGAGATTATAAACTGGTGAGTCTTCATGGCAATGTCTGTGAAGCCTTTTTCCAAGACCCAGAGGGCTTAAAGAATTGGAGCAATGTTCAACCTTTGTCTCCAATAGTGACCTTTTTGGGAGATGGTCATCCCGCAATCTGGAATGCGGTAGAGAGTTTCGCCACTCAATCGTGGCTGATACGACGAGAGGTGTTGGATTGGTATCATCTCAAGGAGAATCTGTTCAAAGTGGGTGGCTCTCTCAAACGGCTAGAAGCAGTGGAGCATTTACTGTGGCGGGGTTTTGTGAACAAGGCAATAGATGCGTTTGATGGAGTCAAAAGCAAGAGGGCAAAGAATTTTCAAGCCTATTTGACGAAGCATTATCAGCGTATCCCTGATTACCAATACTATCAACAGCTTGGTATTGTGATTGGTTCTGGTGATGTGGAGTCTAAGATTAAACAGGTGGGAGCTAGGGTTAAATTGTCGGGAGCACGTTGGCATCTTCATAATGTTTCTCGTATTCTTCGGCTACGATGTGCTTATCTCAATCACTCTCCTCTTTTGAGTGTCAATGTATTATCTTAAGTGGGATGCACC contains:
- a CDS encoding transposase; translation: MGWSKWVSQHENLYRIKEKRVYVGDGIKVGKEGRKMPGVKRLHQESGNVAKPEWIRGHYFNALSVLVGAGKACFALPLVLRLDDGIKSKATAKEGKKGSKKEKTTLVTKMGELCTTYAEAGSYVILDAYFACGAVLKSFRQNALHLITRVRCSTVAYAPFSSVPTLRGKGRPRLWGSSIKLESLFALVEDFPTAKVWLYGQQVSVSYQCFEFHWDSPHQLVKFVLTQLPNGQRLILLSTDLCLTGPEIIAAYGLRFKIEVTFRQLIHLLGGFAYRFWLKALPTLPTWPSNLILPDYPQTVQTQILNKVEAFERFVNLHVIVLGLLQILSLELPQGIWANFPRWFRTLPSHGYPSERIAQLAIQHQAPMIFPQSPPSLLLPKFLAAKLDPFPSPDRLTLAA
- a CDS encoding ISAs1 family transposase translates to MYYFIRDVPNQGKLNKQVRDWFKQAVAQNWQGIEYSYHEKTEKGHYRLETRQVWTVSINQLSALHRQNQWVGLATVVMVKSKTQFGHKTTETFRYYISSLPTDAERHSHVIRSHWSIENSLHWVLDVTFNEDASRVRQGNAADNLGLLRRLSINLLKHEPSQKSLKMKRYLAAMDNNFLLQVLAASSRE
- a CDS encoding ISKra4 family transposase gives rise to the protein MEISQKQARKLKVSPKIVLSPGLEKCCLRASAKTSYQQAEEDIEELMGIKVGHSSLHRLVERTELPLAQAQSESAGVSIDGGKICLRGEEKEGGQWRDYKLVSLHGNVCEAFFQDPEGLKNWSNVQPLSPIVTFLGDGHPAIWNAVESFATQSWLIRREVLDWYHLKENLFKVGGSLKRLEAVEHLLWRGFVNKAIDAFDGVKSKRAKNFQAYLTKHYQRIPDYQYYQQLGIVIGSGDVESKIKQVGARVKLSGARWHLHNVSRILRLRCAYLNHSPLLSVNVLS